The Paenibacillus sp. FSL R7-0345 DNA segment TACCGTGGCCCTGATTGATGCGATGGGCATAGCCGTAGAGGAGAAGACCAAGATTAACACCGCGATGCTCGGTGCGATGTTCCGCATCTGTGATTTTCTTGATCCTGAAGCGATGCGCACCGTTATCCGCCGGACGTTTGAGAAAAAGTACCCGCAGCTCGTGGAGCCCAACCTCCGCACCTTCGACCGGGGCTACAATGAGGTGCAGTTCAGGGCCTATGAAGTGCCGGCGGGCTCACAGATCAAGCCCTTTAAGCGGGTGCAGTCGCTGCTCGGATATAAAACACAGCTGCCCGGCGGCGTAATTACGGCACAGGGCAACAGTACATTGAAGGATCTGGGCGGCTCACGGGCAGGACTGCTGCCGGAGTTTCATGCGGAGAAATGCATCAGCTGCGCAGCCTGCGATAATGTGTGTCCGGATTACTGCTTCGTGTGGGAAGCGGAAGCTGATAAACGCGGGCGGATACAGCAGGTATTGAAGGGCATTGATTACCAGTACTGTAAGGGCTGCCTGAAATGCATAGAGGCTTGCCCCACCGATGCACTGACCAGCCTGCGTGAAGAGCCGGGATATGCCGAGCAGCACCGTGTTGCCCAAGTGTTCTGTTAATTGAAGAGGGAGGAACCGACCAATGGCTGTTAGTGAAAATCAATTATCTGGAGCATTGCCGGCTGAGCAGGTCACTTGCTTCGAATCTGGCAATGAAATGGCGGCAACCGCTGCTGCGCAAATTAATTATCATATGATGGGCTATTTTCCGATAACCCCCTCGACCGAGGTTGCCCAATATCTTGACCAGATGAAAGCCCGCGGGCAGCATGACATTCAGCTCGTTGCTGCTGACGGGGAGCATGGCTCGGCGGGAATCTGTTATGGTGCTGCAATGGCCGGAGCGCGGGTAATTAACGCGACCAGCTCGCAAGGCTTCCTGTATATGCTGGAGCAGCTGCCAACCCAGTCGGGAACCCGGTTTCCGATGGTGCTGAACCTCGTAACCCGGGCAATCAGCGGTCCGCTGGATATCCGCGGCGATCATTCCGACCTATATTATGGTTTAAACACAGGCTGGGTTATCCTGACGGCAAGTACACCGCAGGCGGTCTATGACATGAACATTATGGCGCTCAGAATCGCCGAGCACTCAGAGGTACGGCTACCGGTAATTGTAGCTTACGACGGATTTTTTACTTCGCATCAGAAGCGTAAGGTCAAATATTTTAAAGACAACAGTGTGGTTCAAGGCTTTGTCGGACCGAACCCGAACCACAGCTATCCGAATGTGTCTGATCCGTCCCGTCCGGTAACGATCGGGGCCCACATGGGCGGCGATGATCTGCTGAACAATCACTATCAGCTGTCAGAAGCCCTGGAGAAAGCGGGCGAGGTGTACAGCGAGGTTGCCAGAGACTATGCGCTCATGTCCGGCCGGGAATATAAGGTGCTCGATCTGTACCGGATGGAAGATGCTGAATACGCTTTATTTTTGCTTAACTCCGCCGGTGAGACGGCCAAAGATACCGTTGACCAGCTCCGTGCCAAAGGCATTAAAGCCGGGCTGATCCGTCCGAACATCATCCGTCCGTTCCCGGCTGAACAGCTGCGCGCCGCGCTTAAGAACGTCAAGGCGCTGCTTGTGGGTGAACGGGCTGATTCCTACGGTGCCCAAGGCGGAAATCTCATCCATGAAATCCGTTCGGCGCTGCAGGTTGATCCCGATAACAACACGATTGTCCTCTCCCGTATCTTTGGACTGGGCGGAAAGGATTTTTATGCTGACGATGCGGCAGCTTTCTTCCAGCTTACAATCGAAGCGGCCGGAATGGGCTATGCTGAGAAGCCTTTTGACTACTATGGCTATTATCCGGGCGAGGAAAAAGATGCTCACGCCCCCGTAATGGAGCCGCTGCACGGAAATGCCTACAAAACAGGGCTGATTCAAGTCACACAGAGTGAAGAAACGGGACTGCTCAAGGTGAAGCTGCCGCCACTCCGGCAATTGACCGTGAAGCCGCACAGACTTGCTCCCGGACATGGCGCTTGTCCCGGCTGTGGTGCGCTGTCTGCGCTGGAACTCTTTTTTAAAGGCATCGAAGGTGATATGGTTGTTCTCTTCCAGACCGGCTGCGCTTATGTAGTTACTGCAAGCTATCCGTATTCCTCGCATAAGCAGACCTTCGTGCACAATCTCTTCCAGAACGGGGCAGCTACGCTGGCCGGCATGGTGGATGCGTTCTATGAACTGAAGCGGCGCGGAGAGATCCAGGTTGCGGATGATGTCACCTTTGTCATGGTCTCCGGGGACGGCGGCATGGATATCGGGATGGGGGCCACCGTTGGTGCTGCTCTGCGCAATCATAAAATGATCATTCTGGAATATGACAACGAAGGCTATATGAATACCGGATCGCAGCTGTCCTACAGTACACCGGTGGGTCACATGACCAGTACTTCAGGCGTCGGCGTAGCCCAAAAAGGCAAAAAAGGCCATCACAAGGATACCGCCCAAATTCTCGCTGCCTGCAACATCCCTTATGTGTTCACCGGAGCGGAGAGTAATCCCCAGGACCTGCTGCAAAAAGCGGCGAAAGCCCAGTGGTACGCCAACAATGCCGGGACCGCTTACGGAAAAATACTCTGCGCCTGTCCGCTCAATTGGAAAACGCCGGATGATCAGGGCAATGAGTTGGTAAAGGCGGCGGTGGATTCCTGCTTTTTCCCGCTGTATGAGATTGAACAGGGCATCACCCGCATTACTTATAATCCTGAGGATAAAGGAAAACGCATTCCTGCCGTCGACTGGCTGAAGCGTATGGGCAAAACGAAGCATCTGGTGAAGGACGCGGGGCTGCTGCAGGATTTTGAGAATGAAATTGAACGCCGCTGGAGCCGCCTGAAGCTTAGACATGAGCATGAGCTGCTCTAAATCGGGATGGAAGGGAGCCGTCTGAGTGGAACAACATCAATCTTGCAGCAACAGCACCATTGCCGAAGCCGACCGGAAGCTGGAGCAGATCAAGCTGGCCATCGATCAATTTAAGCAGATGAAGGGTGCTTTAATTCCTGTACTGCATGAGGTTCAGGATGTGTACGGGTTTTTGCCTGAGCCTGTGCTTCAGGTGGTGTCGGCAGAGCTTGATTTACCTATGAGCGAAATCTACGGCGTTGCGTCGTTCTATCATTTCTTTTCACTTACTCCCAAAGGGGAGCATGTTATCCATGTCTGCATGGGCACTGCCTGTTACATTAAGGGGGCTCAAGGCATTCTGGACCGGCTCAGCACAGAGCTGAAGGTTCCGGTTCAGGGAACGACAGAGGACAATAAATTTACGCTGGAAGCGACGCGCTGTCTGGGAGCCTGCGGGCTGGCCCCTGTACTGACTATCGGGGAAAAGGTGCATGGACGCCTGACGCCGAACGCCGTGCCTAAAATGCTTAAGGAATATAACTAGTTCCCGCAGTACACGCAAATTGTTAACGGGAGGTATCGGCATGAAACTGTTAACGGATCTTGATGCCATCCGCACGCTTACCCAGGGACGGCTGGATAACCGGAGGATTAGCGGGGCATCAGGAGAATCGGTTTCCTTCAGATCAGTGATGGTATGCGGGGGCACAGGCTGCACATCATCGGATTCGAATAAAATAATCGCTGCGCTGGAGCAGGAAGTCACTGGCCGCGGCATCCAGACTCAGGTGGAGATCGTGCGCACAGGCTGTTTTGGGCTGTGTGAGCTAGGCCCGGTTGTGATCGTCTATCCTGAGGGGATTTTTTACAGCCGGGTGGAGGTCAAGGATATTCCGGCGCTGGTCGAGCAGCATCTGGTCAACGGCAAGCCGTATGACAAAAAGATTTATGAGAAGACCCGCCAGGGCGATGAGCTGCTGAATTTTGAAGAAACCGATTTCTATAAAAAACAGGTACGGATCGCGCTGCACAACTGCGGTGTGATCGACCCTGAAGTGATAGATGAGTATATTGCGAGTGACGGCTACCGTGCGCTTGCCCAAGTGCTTACAACGATGAGCCCTGAGCAGGTCATTGACACCGTAAAAAGATCCGGACTGCGCGGCCGGGGCGGCGGCGGCTTCCTGACCGGACTGAAGTGGGAGTTCGCAGCCCGGCAGAACAAACCGCAGAAGTATGTCATCTGCAATGCTGATGAGGGCGATCCGGGGGCGTTCATGGACCGTTCGATCCTTGAAGGCAATCCGCATTCTGTTATTGAGGCGATGGCGATAGCCGGATATGCCATAGGTGCGAACCAGGGATTCATCTATGTGCGGGCAGAATATCCGATTGCTGTTCAGCGGTTCTCGAAAGCGCTGGATCAGGCCAGGGAATATGGACTGCTGGGCGATGATATTTTCGGGACGGGATTTGCTTTTAATATTGAGGTGCGTCTGGGTGCAGGGGCATTTGTCTGCGGTGAAGAAACCGCGCTGATCCACTCGATTGAAGGACACCGGGGAATGCCGACGCCCAAGCCGCCGTTTCCGGCCGTTGAAGGGCTGTGGGGCCAGCCGACCATTATCAACAATGTGGAGACGCTGGCCAACATCGGCCAGATTATTCTGAACGGGGCAGAGTGGTATGCCGCAATCGGTACCGAGAAGTCGAAGGGCACCAAAGTGTTCGCGCTTGGCGGCAAGGTGGTGAATACCGGACTGGTTGAGGTCCCGATGGGCATTACGCTGCGTGAGGTTATTTTTGAGATCGGCGGCGGCATTCCCGGCGGCAAAAAATTCAAAGCCGTCCAGACCGGCGGCCCGTCCGGCGGCTGTCTGACCGAGGAGCATCTGGACTGTACGATTGATTTCGATACCTTGACCAGCCTTGGCTCGATGATGGGCTCAGGCGGGATGATCATTATGGATGAGGATACATGCATGGTCGATGTGGCGCGGTTCTACCTTGATTTCACCAGGGATGAATCGTGCGGCAAATGTACCCCGTGCCGGATCGGAACGAAGCGGCTGCTGGAAATGCTGGATAAAGTCACTTCCGGCAAAGGCACGCTAGAGGACCTCGACAACATGGAGCAGTTGTCCCTGCAGATCAAGAATGCATCTCTGTGTGCACTCGGGCAGACGGCTCCAAACCCGGTGCTATCGACTTTAAAATATTTCCGTGAGGAATATCTCGCTCACATTACGGACAGCAAATGCCCGGCCGGTGTCTGCAAAGCGCTGATCTCCTATGAAATTGATGCGGAGCTGTGCAAAGGCTGCAGCCTCTGTGCGCGCAAATGCCCGAGCGATGCCATATCCGGCAAGGTGAAGGAGCCGTATGTGATTGATAAGGCGGCCTGCATCAAGTGCGGCGTCTGCTTCGATGTATGCAAATTCAAGGCGGTAGCGATAGTCTGACGATAGGAGTGATCAGCTTGAACACGGTCAAAATCATGATCGACGGGATTGAGACGGAAATCGCCAAAGGCACCACGGTGCTGGAAGCCGCCCGGGATCAAGGTATAACTATTCCTTCCCTTTGTTACCTGCAGGGAGTTAATCATTCCTCCAGCTGCCGTGTCTGTTTGGTCGAGGTCGGACCGCGGCTTATCGCCTCCTGTACGCTGATCGCCGAGGAAGGCATGAAGATTCAGACGAATACGAAGAAGGTCCGCGATGCCCGGAGGACATCGGCCCAGCTGCTTCTCTCCGATCATGACCGGGAATGTCTCAGCTGCTCACGCGGCGGCAATTGCGAGCTGCAGAGTGTATCGAATTCGCTTAACATCCGCGAAGTGACGTATACCGGTGAGCATTCCAGCCGGGAAAAGGATTATTCGTCTCCGGCAATTGTACGCGATGCCTCTAAATGTATCCTCTGCGGCCGCTGTGTCGGCGCTTGCGGAACGGTTCAGACCGTTGGTGCGATCGGTTTCGCCAAGCGGGGCTTTGACACCGTAATTTCTACAGCCTTCGGCCGTCCGCTGGCAGAGTCAACCTGTGTCAACTGCGGCCAGTGTATTATGGCATGTCCGGTCGGCGCTCTGACCGAGCATGAGAATATCCGCGATGTATGGGAGGCCATCGCTGACCCGGACCAGTATGTCGTTGTGCAGACGGCCCCGGCTGTAAGAGTGGCCCTTGGCGAAGAGTTTGGTCTGCCGGTCGGTACGCGTACAACCGGCAAAATGGTTGCCGCGCTGCGCCGGCTCGGCTTCGACAAAGTGTTCGATACCGTCTTCGGGGCGGATCTGACCATTATGGAGGAGGGCACCGAGCTGCTCTCCCGTCTGTCCAGCGGACAGAACCTGCCGCTGATGACCTCCTGCTGCCCGGGCTGGGTCAAATTTATGGAGCATAACTTCCCTGATATGCTCGATAACCTGTCTACCTGCAAGTCGCCGCATGAGATGGAAGGCGCCATGGTTAAATCTTATTTTGCCGGCAAGCTTGGCATAGACCCGCAGAAGATAACGGTTGTCTCCATCATGCCCTGCACGGCCAAGAAGTTTGAAGGTGCACGTGAGGAGCTGTCCAATAAAGATATGCAGGATGTGGACTGGGTGCTCACAACCCGCGAGCTGGCGGCGATGATTAAGGAAGCAGGGATTGATTTTGTAAATCTGAAGGATGAGGAATTTGATAATCCGCTTGGAGTTGGATCTGGAGCCGGTACAATTTTCGGGGCGACTGGCGGAGTATCCGAAGCGGCTCTGCGTACCGTCTTTGAGCTGGTCTCCGGCCAGCCGCTCGATTCTATTGAGTATACCGCTGTACGCGGGATGGATGGCATTAAGGAGAATGCGGTTGAGCTGCCGGACGGCCGAAAGATCCGGACAGCTGTTGTCCACGGGCTCGGCAATGCCCGCAAGTTAATGGAAGCTATGCAGCGCGGAGAAAAGAATTATGAATTCATGGAAGTCATGGCCTGCGCCGGCGGCTGTATTACAGGCGGGGGACAGCCGATTCTAAACGCTGCGGCCAGCAGCCGGCTGGATGTCAAAGCGCTGCGGGCCAAAGCGATCTATTCAGAGGATGAAGCCCAGACCGTCCGCAAATCCCATCACAATCCGTTCATCAAGCAGCTGTACGCTGAGTTCCTCGGCGAGCCGAACAGCCATCTGGCCCATGAGCTGCTGCATACGCATTATACGGTGCGGACGAAATACTGATTAAAATTCATATAAAAAGGAAAAGTGGAGTCATTTCCAACCCCGATAATTG contains these protein-coding regions:
- a CDS encoding 2-oxoacid:acceptor oxidoreductase family protein, with amino-acid sequence MSTLTKKNALGFYEIRLESIGGLGANLAGKMLAETGALELGFNAANFSSYGSEKKGSPVKTFVRFCDPEMEIRDHSPIEQPHLIAVFHEALYKIVNVASGLQPDGVILVNTTRGFDEVRASLAVESGTVALIDAMGIAVEEKTKINTAMLGAMFRICDFLDPEAMRTVIRRTFEKKYPQLVEPNLRTFDRGYNEVQFRAYEVPAGSQIKPFKRVQSLLGYKTQLPGGVITAQGNSTLKDLGGSRAGLLPEFHAEKCISCAACDNVCPDYCFVWEAEADKRGRIQQVLKGIDYQYCKGCLKCIEACPTDALTSLREEPGYAEQHRVAQVFC
- a CDS encoding thiamine pyrophosphate-dependent enzyme yields the protein MAVSENQLSGALPAEQVTCFESGNEMAATAAAQINYHMMGYFPITPSTEVAQYLDQMKARGQHDIQLVAADGEHGSAGICYGAAMAGARVINATSSQGFLYMLEQLPTQSGTRFPMVLNLVTRAISGPLDIRGDHSDLYYGLNTGWVILTASTPQAVYDMNIMALRIAEHSEVRLPVIVAYDGFFTSHQKRKVKYFKDNSVVQGFVGPNPNHSYPNVSDPSRPVTIGAHMGGDDLLNNHYQLSEALEKAGEVYSEVARDYALMSGREYKVLDLYRMEDAEYALFLLNSAGETAKDTVDQLRAKGIKAGLIRPNIIRPFPAEQLRAALKNVKALLVGERADSYGAQGGNLIHEIRSALQVDPDNNTIVLSRIFGLGGKDFYADDAAAFFQLTIEAAGMGYAEKPFDYYGYYPGEEKDAHAPVMEPLHGNAYKTGLIQVTQSEETGLLKVKLPPLRQLTVKPHRLAPGHGACPGCGALSALELFFKGIEGDMVVLFQTGCAYVVTASYPYSSHKQTFVHNLFQNGAATLAGMVDAFYELKRRGEIQVADDVTFVMVSGDGGMDIGMGATVGAALRNHKMIILEYDNEGYMNTGSQLSYSTPVGHMTSTSGVGVAQKGKKGHHKDTAQILAACNIPYVFTGAESNPQDLLQKAAKAQWYANNAGTAYGKILCACPLNWKTPDDQGNELVKAAVDSCFFPLYEIEQGITRITYNPEDKGKRIPAVDWLKRMGKTKHLVKDAGLLQDFENEIERRWSRLKLRHEHELL
- the nuoE gene encoding NADH-quinone oxidoreductase subunit NuoE, yielding MEQHQSCSNSTIAEADRKLEQIKLAIDQFKQMKGALIPVLHEVQDVYGFLPEPVLQVVSAELDLPMSEIYGVASFYHFFSLTPKGEHVIHVCMGTACYIKGAQGILDRLSTELKVPVQGTTEDNKFTLEATRCLGACGLAPVLTIGEKVHGRLTPNAVPKMLKEYN
- the nuoF gene encoding NADH-quinone oxidoreductase subunit NuoF yields the protein MKLLTDLDAIRTLTQGRLDNRRISGASGESVSFRSVMVCGGTGCTSSDSNKIIAALEQEVTGRGIQTQVEIVRTGCFGLCELGPVVIVYPEGIFYSRVEVKDIPALVEQHLVNGKPYDKKIYEKTRQGDELLNFEETDFYKKQVRIALHNCGVIDPEVIDEYIASDGYRALAQVLTTMSPEQVIDTVKRSGLRGRGGGGFLTGLKWEFAARQNKPQKYVICNADEGDPGAFMDRSILEGNPHSVIEAMAIAGYAIGANQGFIYVRAEYPIAVQRFSKALDQAREYGLLGDDIFGTGFAFNIEVRLGAGAFVCGEETALIHSIEGHRGMPTPKPPFPAVEGLWGQPTIINNVETLANIGQIILNGAEWYAAIGTEKSKGTKVFALGGKVVNTGLVEVPMGITLREVIFEIGGGIPGGKKFKAVQTGGPSGGCLTEEHLDCTIDFDTLTSLGSMMGSGGMIIMDEDTCMVDVARFYLDFTRDESCGKCTPCRIGTKRLLEMLDKVTSGKGTLEDLDNMEQLSLQIKNASLCALGQTAPNPVLSTLKYFREEYLAHITDSKCPAGVCKALISYEIDAELCKGCSLCARKCPSDAISGKVKEPYVIDKAACIKCGVCFDVCKFKAVAIV
- a CDS encoding NADH-dependent [FeFe] hydrogenase, group A6, with protein sequence MISLNTVKIMIDGIETEIAKGTTVLEAARDQGITIPSLCYLQGVNHSSSCRVCLVEVGPRLIASCTLIAEEGMKIQTNTKKVRDARRTSAQLLLSDHDRECLSCSRGGNCELQSVSNSLNIREVTYTGEHSSREKDYSSPAIVRDASKCILCGRCVGACGTVQTVGAIGFAKRGFDTVISTAFGRPLAESTCVNCGQCIMACPVGALTEHENIRDVWEAIADPDQYVVVQTAPAVRVALGEEFGLPVGTRTTGKMVAALRRLGFDKVFDTVFGADLTIMEEGTELLSRLSSGQNLPLMTSCCPGWVKFMEHNFPDMLDNLSTCKSPHEMEGAMVKSYFAGKLGIDPQKITVVSIMPCTAKKFEGAREELSNKDMQDVDWVLTTRELAAMIKEAGIDFVNLKDEEFDNPLGVGSGAGTIFGATGGVSEAALRTVFELVSGQPLDSIEYTAVRGMDGIKENAVELPDGRKIRTAVVHGLGNARKLMEAMQRGEKNYEFMEVMACAGGCITGGGQPILNAAASSRLDVKALRAKAIYSEDEAQTVRKSHHNPFIKQLYAEFLGEPNSHLAHELLHTHYTVRTKY